One segment of Thermosynechococcus sp. HN-54 DNA contains the following:
- a CDS encoding IS607 family transposase, whose amino-acid sequence MPNYVTQKEASEYFKISLHTLRRWEKRGLIKAIRTPSSAERRYDLDSWAGAKANTVVVYARVSSPTQKSDLNHQVAKLLELYPRAEGVAEIGGGLNFKRQQFLSLLERVGRGDVATIVVAHQDRLCRFGFDLVQWYCQRHGCQIVVLDDQELFPQQELVEDSLAILQCFSSRLYGLRKYKTAIQKDQDLSAA is encoded by the coding sequence GTGCCTAACTATGTCACCCAGAAAGAAGCAAGCGAATACTTCAAAATCAGCCTGCACACCTTGCGGCGCTGGGAAAAGCGAGGACTCATCAAAGCCATCCGCACCCCCTCTAGCGCAGAGCGGCGCTATGATCTCGACTCTTGGGCAGGCGCAAAGGCCAATACCGTTGTGGTCTATGCCAGAGTTAGTAGCCCCACTCAAAAATCTGACCTCAATCACCAAGTTGCCAAGCTGCTTGAACTCTATCCTAGAGCCGAAGGGGTGGCAGAGATTGGCGGCGGTCTCAACTTCAAGCGTCAACAGTTTCTTTCCTTATTGGAACGAGTGGGTCGAGGTGATGTCGCAACAATTGTGGTCGCTCATCAAGACCGACTCTGCCGATTTGGATTTGACCTTGTGCAGTGGTATTGCCAACGACATGGGTGTCAAATCGTGGTTCTCGATGATCAGGAGCTGTTTCCCCAACAGGAATTGGTTGAGGATAGTCTCGCCATCCTCCAGTGCTTCAGCAGCAGACTCTACGGACTGCGCAAGTACAAAACTGCAATCCAAAAAGATCAGGATTTATCCGCAGCCTGA